From Myxococcota bacterium:
ATCGGCCAGCGCCCGATCGCGCAGCCCCGAGACCGCGTTCACCACGCGGGCCCCGCGGGTGAGGGCCGCGTCTGCGACCTCGGCCCGGCGGGTGTCGACCGAGATCGGCAGCGCGCAGCGCTTGGCCAGCCCCTGGATCACGGGCAGCACCCGCGCGCACTCTTCCGAGACCGGGACCGGCTCGGAGCCGGGTCGCGTCGACTCACCGCCCACATCGAGCCAATCGGCGCCCTCGGCCGCCAGCTCGAGCCCGCGCGCGATCGCGGCGTCGGACGAAGCCCACCGACCCCCGTCGTAGAACGAGTCCGGAGTCACGTTGACCACCCCGGCCACGATCACCCGCGGGCCTTGGTCCGGCGGGGCGGACATGGGGCTATCCTGGAACCGGCTCGGGGTCGGGGACGGGCTTGTCGCCGAAGCGGCGGCGCGCTCCCTCGGATTCGGGGGTCGCACGAGCGGGCACGCCCGGCGAGCGCTGCGGCTCGGGCAGGGCCGGGAGCTCCCGGCCATCGAGCAGGAGCCGCAGGTCACTCTCCTCGAGCGTCTCGCGCTCGAGCAGCGCGTGCGCGATGCGGTCGAGCACGTCGCGGCGGTCGATCAGCATCTGCTTGGCGCGCGCGTAGCGGTCGGACAGGATCGAGAAGACCTCGTCGTCGATCTGCCGCGCCTTGTCGGGGCTGTGCTTCGGTGTCGCGCCGAACTCGCGCCCGATGAACACCGGGTTGTGGTCGTCCGACAGAGTCACCGGGCCGAGCTTCTCGCTCATGCCGTAGCTGCACACCATGTCGCGCGCGATCTTGGTCGCCTTCTCGAGGTCGTTGGCCGCACCCGTGGAGAAGTGCTGGAACACGAGCTCCTCCGCGGCGCGCCCGCCCATGGCGCGCGTGATCGTCGCCAGGAGCTCCTCCTTCGAGACGCAGTAGCGGTCCTCGGCGGGCAGGGTCATCGTGACTCCCAGCGCCCCGCCGCGCGGGATGATGGTGACCTTGTGCACGGGGTCGCTGTGCTCCTCGAGCATGGCGATCAGCGCGTGACCCGCCTCGTGGAAGGCGGTGATCCGCCGTTCCTTCTCGGACAGGATCATGCTGCGGCGCTCGGCGCCCATCAGCACCTTTTCCTTGGCCAGCTCGAAGTCGCGCATGGCGACGGCCTCACCGTCGCGGCGCGCCGCGAGCAGCGCCGCCTCGTTCACGAGGTTCTCCAGGTCGGCGCCGGAGAAGCCGGGCGTGCCGCGCGCGATCACCGACAGGTTCACGTCGGCGGCGAGCAGCACGCGCCGCACGTGCACGCGCAGGATCGCCTCGCGACCGCGCAGGTCGGGGCGATTCACGGTGACGTGGCGGTCGAAGCGGCCCGGGCGCAACATCGCCGGATCGAGCACGTCGGGGCGGTTCGTCGCCGCGATGATGATCACGCCCTCGTTCGACTCGAAGCCGTCCATCTCGACCAAAAGCTGGTTCAGCGTCTGCTCGCGCTCGTCGTGACCGCCGCCCAGGCCGGCGCCGCGGTGCCGGCCGACGGCGTCGATCTCGTCGATGAAGATGATGCAGGGCGCGTTCTTCTTGCCCTGACTGAAGAGATCGCGCACGCGGCTGGCGCCCACGCCCACGAACATCTCGACGAAGTCGGAGCCCGAGATCGAGAAGAACGGCACGCCCGCCTCGCCCGCGATCGCGCGCGCGAGCAGTGTCTTGCCGGTGCCCGGCGGGCCGATCAGCAGCACGCCCTTCGGGATGCGCCCGCCCAGGCGCGTGAACTTCTTGGGATCGCGCAGGAACGCGACGATCTCTTCCAGCTCGGCCTTGGCCTCCTCGATGCCCGCCACGTCGGCGAAAGTGATTCGCTGCTGGTTCTCGGACAGGAGCTTCGCGCGCGACTTGCCGAAGCTCATGGCCTTGCCCCCGCCCGACTGGAGCTGGCGGAAGAGCAGGAACCAGAGCCCCGTGAAGGCGAGGATCGGCAGCCACGACAGCAGGAGCGACTGCCACACGCCGGTGTCGTCCGGCTGCTTGTAAGTCGTCTTCACCTCGTGTCTGCGCAGAAGCTTCTGGAAGCGCTCGCCGTCGGTCGGGCCGTTCGTGGTGAAGGTGGAGTTGTCGTTGAGCTTGCCGTCGATGTGCTCGCCCTTCACGACGATCTCGGCCACGTCGCCCTGCTCGAGCCGAGACAGGAACTCCGAGTAAGTGACTTCGTTCGCTTCCTGCTGCGTGCTTCCGAACAGGCTGAAGATGGCCAGGAGGACGAACATGGCCATCGCCAGTGTCAGCAGGTTCTTGTAGAGATGGTTCAACGCACCTCCGATGTGCCCGGGAACGTGGCCCGATCGACGGCCGGGCTTGGGGCGATTGGACTGCTAAACGCTCGGATTCTCTCGCAATCTAACAAGTAAAGCGCGGGCTCGAAAGTCGCTCCGCCCGGATCTCGCAACTCACCTCGGCGGCAGGCGCGCCGTGCGCCGCCCAGAGGCCGGGTACCCAGACAATCTCGCCACACCTTTCGATGACGAGCGCACGTGCACGTTCCCTGCGTGCCCAGCGCGCGCCCGCGAATACCTCCGCCAGGCGGCGCTCCCGGCCCCGGACCCGAACGAGATCGCCGTCACATGCGCTGCGCACGGTGCAGGCGTCGGCGGGGGCCACCGGGAAGCGGTCGAGCGCGGCGACGGCGGGCGAGCTCCGGGCATCGACCCAGGAAAGACGAAGGCCCCTCTCGGGAAATTCGAGCGAGTCGCCCGCCGCGAGCGCGCGCCGCACCGGCGGCGGGAAGTGGGGCCCCGAGGCCGGCCCCAGCCAGACGCGCGCGCGGTCGCGGTAGAGCGAGCGCGTGCCGGTGAGTGACAGCCGGGCGCCTGCTCGCGCGCCAGCCACGAACGCCTCGATGCGCACGAGCTGCGCACGCGTGATGCGCTCGCCCAGCTCGGCCCGTCCGGCCAGCTCCGCCAGCGCGCGCCGGCGCCGCGCCGGGTCGAGTGACAAAAGCG
This genomic window contains:
- the ftsH gene encoding ATP-dependent zinc metalloprotease FtsH, which encodes MAMFVLLAIFSLFGSTQQEANEVTYSEFLSRLEQGDVAEIVVKGEHIDGKLNDNSTFTTNGPTDGERFQKLLRRHEVKTTYKQPDDTGVWQSLLLSWLPILAFTGLWFLLFRQLQSGGGKAMSFGKSRAKLLSENQQRITFADVAGIEEAKAELEEIVAFLRDPKKFTRLGGRIPKGVLLIGPPGTGKTLLARAIAGEAGVPFFSISGSDFVEMFVGVGASRVRDLFSQGKKNAPCIIFIDEIDAVGRHRGAGLGGGHDEREQTLNQLLVEMDGFESNEGVIIIAATNRPDVLDPAMLRPGRFDRHVTVNRPDLRGREAILRVHVRRVLLAADVNLSVIARGTPGFSGADLENLVNEAALLAARRDGEAVAMRDFELAKEKVLMGAERRSMILSEKERRITAFHEAGHALIAMLEEHSDPVHKVTIIPRGGALGVTMTLPAEDRYCVSKEELLATITRAMGGRAAEELVFQHFSTGAANDLEKATKIARDMVCSYGMSEKLGPVTLSDDHNPVFIGREFGATPKHSPDKARQIDDEVFSILSDRYARAKQMLIDRRDVLDRIAHALLERETLEESDLRLLLDGRELPALPEPQRSPGVPARATPESEGARRRFGDKPVPDPEPVPG